Below is a genomic region from Granulicella sp. L56.
CGCCAAAGGTCATCCAGACAAAGCCCCGCGACAGCCCACCACCGCGTTCCTCTCCCAAGATCTCGGTGCTGCCGTTGATCTTCGCAATCAAATACAGCAGAGGCACCGCAGCGATTCCGTTGAAGACTGCAGTGAAGACCAGCGCCTTCATTGGATCGATGCCGATGAAATTCAGCAGCAGCCCTATCAGCATCGACACGATGATGACGCCATAGAATCCACGCGCCTTCTTGAACTTCCTCGATAGCCCTTCCTTCCAGCCAAAAGCCTCCGCCAGCGCATAAGCAGCGGAGCCCGCGAGCACAGGAATCCCCAGCAATCCCAGCCCGATGATGCCGACTGCGAACACGTCCTTCGCCACCTGCCCGGAGTTGGGAAACGATCGCACCAGCGGTTCCAGCGCCTTGGCTGCATCGGCCGCCGTATTGATCGTCGTCGTCCCATGCTTGAAGAGCACCGTCGCCGTCGTGATGATGATGAACCACTGTGCAAGCTCCGCCGACGCCATGCCGATCAGCGTGTCGATCCGCATGTCCCGAAGGAATCTTCGCGGCAGCCGTGGTTTGCCATCGCGGTCCGATCTCATCCCTACGGCACGCTCTTCTTCCACCTCTTCCGAGGCCTGCCAGAAGAACATGTACGGCGAGATCGATGTTCCAAAGACGCCCGTAATGATGAAGAAGAAGGCAAACGTAAGCTCGATATGCGGCACCACCGTCGCATACAGAATCTGCTTCCACGGCTGCTTCACGATAAGGGCCGTTGCCGGGTAGGAGAACAGCGCCAGTGCCAGCCACTTCAACACATTGGCATAGGTCTTATAGGTAATCAGAACCTCCGACACCACCAGCAGAGCGGTGGTCGCGACCGCCAGCAGCCAGAACGGCACATTCACCACCAATTGACCTGCTGCTGCGACTGCGCCGATATCGGCCCCGATATTGATCGTGTTGGCAACAGCCACCAGCACCACAACCCCGATCAGGATCTTGCGTGAATAGTGCTCCTTGATAACTCCGGCAAGCCCTTTGCCTGTCACCGCACCGATGCGTGCGCACGTCTCCTGAACCGCGAGCAGAAGCGGTATCTGGTAGAGCGCCGTCCAGAGCTGACCGAATCCAAACTGAGCGCCCGTCTGCGAGTAGGTAGCAATGCCGGAGGGATCATCATCCGCCGCACCCGTAATCACGCCGGGGCCAAGAATTTTGAAAAACCCAAGGACTTTCTGCTTCACCGAGCTCTTTTTCTTCGGCTCCTGCTGAACGATCGAGACCATCTCATCCCCTGTTTCTGTCCACCGAAGTGGCACAAGTCTATCTCACCCAAACCTTAATGTCGGTCGCTCCCCGTGCGACGGATACACACTCCTTGGATGCCGATTCCCGCACGATCCTGCAAGCATCCAATCCACATGGCCGCCGCCGCTCATCCCGTTCGCACCCTGCGCGAGCTGATCACCTCGCTTGAAGCTGCCATCACCCTTACGCTCGCCGATCCCAAACCTCGCCCCGTCCACCATCTCCGCACCAGCACTCGCCGCATCGAGGCGCAGCTCGAACTGCTTGCGCTCCTGCCCGATCTTCCCAGGCACGACAAGCCAGCAAGAAAGGCGCGGAAGCGGCTTCGCAAGCTGCGCCGCGCCGCCGGACGCGTCCGCGATCTTGACGTGCAGCGCGATCTCATCCAATCCAAATCCGGCGAAGCTGACCAGCTCCGCAGCCTGTTCAAGCAACAGCGCGAGCAGGCCGCCGAAAAACTCCTCATCACGATTCACAAGCACCAGGCCAAACTTGCCCGCGCTCTCGAGGTAACGTTAGAGGCCCTCGCTCCCGCCGAATCCCTCACTCTCTCCGCCGAACATTTAGCTACGCTCGCACTCGACTGGTACGCCCACAACGCTCCCACCACCGCGAAGCAGAACCATCGCCAGCTCCACGGCATTCGCAAAGCTGCCAAACTCGCCCGCTATATCTCAGAGTCGGTGGCCTCGACCGCCACCCGCAGCCTCGCCCGCACCTTCGAGTCGCTCCAGCAATCCGGAGGCGACTGGCACGATTGGCTCACCCTCTCCGATATCGCCCACCAAGAACTCGGCGACTCATCGCGCCTCGCCCAGAACTTCACTCGACGCTGCGAAAGATCGCTGGCCAAATATCAGAGCCATCTGAGATCGCTTCCCAAAAAACTCCCCAGCTCATAGCCGTTGCCATTGCTCTTGCTTTTTCTCGATAACCACAACTGCACGTCATCTCGACCGGAGCGCAGCGGAGTGGAGAGACCCCTGTATTTGCCTTCGTTCGACCGGGGCAATCGCCATCTCAAAAAAACTAATGTCTCGCCGCGTCTTCAGGCATAATCGCTCCCGCCTTCACCCACTGCGTGATCGTCGCGATATCCGCGTCCGAAATCTTCGGCGACTTCGGCGGCATCGGCATCGGGTCGTTGGCTGGACCCTCATGCCGGATCAGCCTGACCAGCAGGCTCTTCGCCGGATCGCCCGGAACCAGAACCGAGCCATCGTGGCCGCCCTTCAACATTCCCGCTCGTGTCGCGAGATTCAACCCGCCTCGATGGTTAAATCCGCCATGGCAGCGGTAGCAATGTTCTCTGAGGATCGGCTGCACTCGCGTCGTATAAAACTGCGTCGTCGCTGCCTCATTCGGCGCTGCCTGCACTGTCCCAGTCCGCAATGCCCACCCCAGCAAGGCAACTCCAGCCATCCCACAGCCCACCAGCAACTTCCGCATCCATGCTCCCTAGTTACTGATGAGTATACGGAACCCACCTGATTACTTACACTATGACTAGAGACTCTCTAAGGTAGGAATTGCTCTGACGTTCCGCGCCTCTCAAAACATGATGCGGTTGAACGCTACACTTCCGGCCTTCCTGGCGCTTGCAGTCTTGTTTCTTATCCCTGCCACGCTCCTTGCCAAACCTGTGCACCACCGTGCCCGTAAGTCAGCGGCTGTTCATCAGCAAGCTCATCGCAAGGCCACGGCAGCACGCAGGCACACCGCAGAGCCGCGTGTTGCTCCCGTCCGTTCAAGCCACACGCGAACCAGGCGCCATCAGGCGGAGCCAGTCAGGACAGGCAGGGCCAAAGCCCGGCGCTCCACTCCTCGCCGTCTCAGCGTCTCCGATAACGGGCCACGAAAAGCCACCTCGGATGACTTCCTGAAGGCGGCTTCCGTCAAGCAGGACGTTCAGCAAGCCCCGGCACCGCATCGCACCGAGCGTGCCGCAGTCGTCACTCATTCGCGCCGCTCTTCTCGCAGATCGCGTTCGGTGGCCCGGCCCGTCTCCGTAGTCAACGTCATTCGACCCACGGCAGAGAAGCCCCAGTTGAAGAGCATCGCCGATGAGGCCGTCACTCCCGCCATCCTTCCCATGCTCTACAACAAGCGCGGACGCCTCATCATTCCTCCGCCGCTCAAGGGCTCGCACGAAATTCTCATTCGCCAGAATGAAGTTGCCGACCGCGAGGGCCTCGACCGCATTCAGAACGATGCCGACCTAATGGATATGCGCGGCAAGCGGATGCTGGTTCCCCTTCCCACCAGCTATGCGCTGCAGGTCGATGACCGCCTGCCCGAAAACCGCCGCTACACCCGGCCCTGGACCGCGGTGTTCCTCGCCAGCATGGCGCGGGCGCACTACGCTCACTTCCACACGCCGCTGCAGATCAACTCAGCCGTCCGCACCGTCGAGTTCCAGCAGCACCTCATCCGCATCAACGGCAACGCCGCTCCGGCGGAAGGCGATACGGCATCGCCTCATCTCACCGGGCAGGCCATCGATATCGCGAAGCACGGCCTGTCGCGTACCGAGGTAGCTTGGATGCGCGGCTATCTTCTTCCGCTGATTCAGGAAGGCAAGATCGATGTCGAAGAGGAGTTTCAGCAGTCCTGCTTTCACATCAGCGTCTACAAGCGATATCTGCCGCCCGCCGATGCACCCACACGCGATCTGGCCTACCACCGCCGCGGCGAAGCCAGCACACTGGCAGCCGCGATCCGCTAACGCTCTCTCGAAGAGAGTCAAGTTTTGAGAACAGAAGCACGTCATCTCGACCAGGGCCCGGCCACAACTGCACGTCATCTCGACCGAAGCGAAGCGTAGTGGAGAGACCCCTGTATTTGCGTTCCTCGGACGAGCCTCAAACACTCAATGGCTTAAACCGTCTCGCGCAACCCGCTTTGCCAGCTCTTATACGCTGCATCGAGCGCGCGCATATTCCGCACGCCGTCCTCACCCGACGCGGCAAACGTCTCTTCCCCGCGAAACGCCCGCGCAAAGCTATCCAGCATCCGCGTGTACCCGTCGCCGTTCTCGAGCGTCACCGTCTCGACCAGCTCTCCGGCCCGACGCAGTTGCAGTTGCACAGGACGGTCCACCGTCAACCCATTTTCCGCAACCAGCACACCGTCACTGCCGTTGATCTCGATCAGAGTCCGGTACGGTGCGCGCGCACTCGCCGTCACATTCGCATAGACGTCGCCGGTCATCTCCAGTTGCAGCGAGGCAATCGCCTCGACCTTGCCCGATGCGTCGTCCCGCCGTGCCAGCGTGCTGACGCTCACGACATCCTCGCCCAGCACATAGCGCAAAGCGTCGATGCAATGCACGCCGACGTCGGCGATCGGGCCGCCACAGGCCAGCGTCGGATCGGTGATCCACTTCCTCGGCGCGTTGGCTGCCGGATAGGAATACTGCGCGTGGGCAATCTGTGGCTGCCCGATGCGGCCCGCCGCGACCTGCTCGCGCATCCAGTCCAGGCTGTGATTGAAACGAAAGTTCTGCCCCACGCCAAACAGCAGTCCCGCCGCCTTCGCCGCCGCGGCCATCTCCTCTGCTTCGGCAGTGTTCATCGACAGCGGCTTCTCGCACAGTACGGCTTTGCCATGCTTCAAGGCCAGCAGCGTATCGTCCTTGTGCATCGCGTCCGGCGACGTGATGAAGACCACATCGACCTCCGGCGAAGCACACAGCTCCTCGCGCGTCGCAAAGCAGTGAGCGATCTTGTGCGTGGCACAATCCTGCGCCGCAGCCGACTGATCGCGCCGCCACATTCCTACCAGCGTCGCATCGTTACACGGGGCAAAAGCAGGCAGCAGCCGCCGCACCGCATGGTATCCAAAGCCGAGAATCGCAAAGCGTACCGGAGCCTGAGTCATGCTTTAAGTTTAGAGCATTTCTACTGCGCGATGAGACGCACCCCAACAAACGTCATCTCGACCATAGATAGCGCTTTGCCTGACCGCACCTCAAATGCACGTCATCTCGACCGCAGCGAAGCGTAGTGGAGAGACCCCTGTATTTGTCCTGTGTTTATCCATCGAACAAAAACAAATACAGAGGTCAATGATCTTTAGTGCGCGTCGTTCTTGAAGATCTCTTCGGCGTAGAAGTTCTCGATCTTCGCCTGATCGCGCAGCATCTCGAAGTAGGCGTTCTTGAGCAACTGCGAACGGCCCTCGTGGAGCTGCTGCCGAATCGACTGCTGCACGCTCGGGTCTTTCAACTCGCGCTGGCCTGCCGGTTCGATGGCAAGCAACTTGTAGATCGCATATCCCGCAGACTTCTTGGTCTGCGCATCCGGCAACGGCAGGATGGGCGTCACCTCGCCCGGCTTCAGTTGCATCACCGCGTTATAGATGGTCAGGTCGGCGGCCTTCATCTGGTCTGCCGTGGCAAAGCCCTTGTCTCCGCCATTCGGCGCCGACTCCGGTTCCTCGGAATAGTTCATCGCCAGCGTACCGAAGTCGTCGCCGCTGTCCAGCCGGTTCTTCAGCGCCTGGATCTTCTTCTTGGCCTCAGCGTCCGAAGTGGCCTTGCTGTTCTGCAGATTCACGGGCTGCGCCGACGGCACATCCGTCACCTGGATCGCTGCCAGATGATATAGCGTCTGGATCAGGTTGTACTCGGACTTGTGCTGGTTGTAGTAGTTGGCGACGTCCGCATCGGTCACCGTGATCTTCGAGTTGATCTCCTTGTTCAGCAGCTTGTTCTGCGTCAGCGAACGGCGCAGGTCGTGCTTCACCTCATCGAGCGTCGTATGGTTGGCCGCCAGTTGCTGGTTGAACTGGTCCTCGGTGTAGCGGGCCTTCATCTCGTTCAGCTTGGTGTCGACCTCTTCGTTGGTCGCCGTCAGGTTCATCTTGGCGGCACGCTGCTGCACAATCTCTTCACTGATCAGCGCATTCAGCACGTTCAGCCGCAGCGAATTCGCCTGGTCCTCCGACGAAGGTTGCTGCTGTTGCTGGCCCAACTGCTGTTCATACGCCTTGTCCATCTCGGACTTCATGATGGCGTGGCCGTTCACCGTGGCCACCACATCGGCCTTATGCTCCTGCTTGCAGCCCGCAATCGGAAACAGGGCGGCAGCCATCAGCAGGGCAATCGGAATGGAAACCTGGCGCTGCAAGCGCGCAGTCACAGTAGAAACAGGCAAAGCTGCATTAGTATCGGTCGACAATCTCTTCACGTAATCAATTCTCCTGCATGAACGCTAGTTTCCTGGCTTGGTCGCCGGCGAAGTCTCGGTGGGTTGGACAGGTTCATCCGGCGGCGGGGGTGGGGGAGTCTGGCCTGAGGCCGTCAGCGCATCATCAATAGCCTTATACACATATTTCATCGGGACCGCACCTACGATCCTTTCGCCGTTGATGAAGAGCGCGGGTGTCGAATCGACCCCCAGATCGTCGCCCAGCTTCATCGAGGCCTGCACCGAGGTGTCGTCCTGCTTGGCGAGGCACGCAGCCAGCGTGCTTTCATTCACCTTCTGCCGAACCCCCTCAGCCTTGGTCAGCGAGTCGATCGTCTCGTTCGCCTTGGCGACGCTTCTCTCGGCTCCGCCCATCTCTGCCGCATGAGCGTGAATGTAGTCCACGAGGTTCCAATATCCCGTCGGGCTCTGCGCCGCGATGCACTCCACATCGACGGCCGCATGCATCGCCCACGGATGCTGGCTCAAAGGAAAATCTTTATAGACGATGCGCACCTGGTTCTTGTAACGCGTAGTCAGCGCCGGAAACACCTGCTCGTGCATCTTCGCGCAAAACGGGCACTCCAGATCGTCGAATGCGACGATCAGCACCGGGGCATTTGCCGGACCGCCCCGCGAGGGCCGTCCCTCATCGCTCACCAACTGCTTCGGGTCTTTGCTGATGTCGAACTTGCTGAACTGCGCCAGCGTCTTGCCGTCTTCCGAAAGCAGAAATGTCACAGGCTTGCTCGTCTTTCCCTCCGACGAGAATGTAACGGCAATCGCATCGAAGCCGGGAACGTCGCTCTTGGTCCGCGGCCCTACCGCGATCTCGTACTCCGGTGGAACGCCCGACCGCGACCGGATCAGAACCTGCACGCGCCGGGTCAATTCAGGAGAGAGCTTTCCCCCGTTGGCCTCCGCTGGTACCTGAGCGTGGCAGCCGAGGGCCGCCAGGGTAAGGGCGAAGACAAGAATACGGAAGGGTCTCACTGCAATCTGCACTCTCTGATTATCTCAGAACCGGCCTCAATCGACCGTCGAGACCCTTCTCATTCCTCGCCCACGTCCAATCCACGCTCACCCCACCCTCAAACGTACGTCATCTCGACCGGAGCGAAGCGCAGTGGAGAGACCCCTGTATTTCGCCTTTGCCCGCCGCAAAGCCGTCAGAAAGCCACCCCGACCCTCACTCAAAACAGCCGTTCCGCCCGCCGCAGATTCCCCGCCGACCCGATGTTGGCCAGCGTGAAGTTGAACCGGTACGCATTCTCGTTTCGCACCGAGCCCAGCTCGTACTTGCGATACTCCACGCTGAACCCGCAGCAGTCCCAGTTATACGAGGTCTGGAGCGCTCCATACTGCATCTGCCCCAGATTCAGGTCCAGCCCCACATTCGCCGCGACGCCCAGGCCCACCTTCGTCGGCGACCCGTACCCCGCCAGCAGCCGCAACTGGCTGAAGTCCGAGACCAGAGAGGCCGTCCCCTGCGTGTACGACCGCCCCGGAGCGTTCAGCCGCGCATAGCTCAACCCGCCAAACGCATTGCCCTCGTGCAGGTCCACCAGCACATTGTTCGACGTAAATTTCTTCGCCCCCGTATCCAGGTCGAAGTCCCATTCCACGTCCATATGTGCTGACGTCCTTACCCTCAGCCGTGACACCAGAGGCGAGATCTCGCGCGCCTCCGTCAAAAATGCCACGCCCGACAGGTTCAGCGTCGTGTCGAAGATATTCCGTCTTCCATCTACGACCGCGCCGCCAAAGTTCTTGTCGAAAAAGTACTTCTGCGTCAGCCGCCAGCTAATCCACTCCCGCGCTCCGCACTTGTTCGAAGCCGCCTCGGGATCGTCCTCCTCCTGCGTCTGGTCGGTGTCCTTTTCTTTCTCCGCAACCTTGCACGGCTTGGCCTTTTTCCCCTTCACCGGCCTCAGGAACAGCCGCTGGGTCACGCCATACTGCAGCTCATTGGTATCGCTCACGACATCGATGTCGTCGAAGCGCAGCACCTTCAGGAAATTATCCACGCCGCCCACATAGCGGTACTTCAGCTCCGGCTCGATGGTATGGCGTACATCATTGCCGAACAGCTTCTCGACGAACTTCGAGTCGAACGTCCTCTCGATCACCGGCGGCCTTATATCCACCTGCGCCTCGACATTGCTCCGGCTCAACCCGCCCCTGTGCTCCACAGACGGGTCCGTCGGATTCGTCGGCGGCTTCAGGCTCCGGCTGTAAAGCGTCTCGCGAACTCCCAGCGAAGGCAGAAACTTCCACTCGCCGAGCTTCAGCGGATAGGAGATCTCCGGATGCAGGTCGAACCGCTGCGTGACGCCGCTGCTGACAAAGTCAGGCTGCACCCGCTTCAGCCCACTCGCCGAGCTCTCAAAGTTCCATAGCAGGCCGCTGTTGCCAATGGCATGGTCGGTCGAATACATCTCCAGCGCCGGGACATGAAAGATGCGGATCTCCTGCGCCGGAATCGCCGGGGTCGTCGGCGTTGCAGGCACCGCTACCCGCTTCAATCCCTGATAGCGGTCAGCACGCACATCCGACTCAAACCCATCCGCCTCATGCACGCCATACGCAAACGAAAGAATGTCGGTCGAGACCGCCTCGTTGAAGTTCTCCGTGAACGCCTCGCGATAAGGATACGAGCTGAGATACTCCATGCTGCTCACGATCCTCGTATGCGCCGGTGCAGCATCTGCCAGAGCGGCCTGTTGCCCTGCGACAGTCTCCTCCGAAGCCGGAGTCGAAGCAGCCGGCCTGCCAAAGTCATGCCGACCCGAGAACGTCACATCCTGCCCGCCCTGGTTCACATACACGCCGCCCGTCACATAGCCCCGGTCCAGCAGGCCGCTGTAGCGTGCCGTCACAAAATCCGTGTCCCGCCCGCGATAGTGAAACATCGCCGACTGCGACCAGCCTCTGCTCGAAAAATACTCCGCGCCCACCGTCAGGTCCGTGCTCCGGTTGATGGCGAAGTAGATCTGCTCCCCCAGGATCAGGCCCTTCGTCGATGACTCGCCGATCACCGGAATCATCAAGCCGCTCTGCCGCCCCTCCGTGTCCACCGGATGCGTCACATAAGGCATATAGAGCAGAGGAATATTGAACAGGTGGAAGACGCTGTTATGCGCGCTTGCCATCTCGTCGCTGACCTCGAACTTGCCGGCATACAGCAGCCAGTCGGGATGCTCCAACTGGCACGACGTCACCGTGCCGTCATAGACCTCGTACTCCTGCGGCCCCTTCTTTACCACCACCCGGCCCGTGAACAGGAAAGGATGGCCGTTCGCGTAGACCATCTTGTTGTGGCCGGAGTTCTTCAGCCCCACCGAGCCCGAAACATCGTAGAACCGCCCCGTCTGCTTGTTCAGATTGACGGTTCCGTGGCTGGCGTTGATGATCTCGTTGTTCGCCCCGCCCGTCGCTTTCAGGTGGCCCGTCGCCTCCAACTCGCCCGTCGCGCTGTCGTACTCGATGTGGTCGGCCTCGACCTTGCGATTGCCGTAAATGATGAGGACGTTCCCATCGAGCACATAGCGGTCGCCCGTCTTCGATTGCGTGTCCGACTCCATCACTACAGGGGCCGTCTTCTCCACTTCAGGAACGACAATCGCTTCTGGATAGCGGTCTGCCTCCGGCGCATCCGGAAGCGTCGCCGCGGGGGTTGCCTGATTCGTCACCTCTTGGGCACGAAGCTGTGGATGACTTGATGCAATCATCGTGATAGTTATCAAGAGGTAAATGGTTCCCCGTACGCGGCGTCTCATTGATGCAAGATGGGATGCAAGGGGGGATTCCACGGACGGCACAGGATGCGAAAGCAATTGGCCCTGCAGCTCGGCCCTTTTCTCTCGTTCAGGTATTTCGTAACTTGTCAGACGCACCACCCTTTGAGGCTAAACGATTTCACGGAAGCGGGTTTAGGTTTGAGCACAATGAGCTCTGCACAGCTTGACATACAGCCACTGGACGAAGCCGCCGCGGAATCGGAAGCAACCCTCGCTCCCTTTGCCCTTAAGCAGCAGGTGGCTGAGCGCCTCGCCGCCCACCGCGCCCGTCACGGCCAGCAGGCCGCCGCGCCAACGCCATCCATCGTTCGCCCCACGGCGGCAAAGCCTCGCGCCGCCCAAATCGCGGCTGCCGTAGCCGAGCGCTACGCCCAGTCACAAAGCTACCGGGCCTTCCTCGCAGCCGAGGCCGAACGCGCCATTCAGGAGGCCCACGCCGCCGCCGAAGTAGCCGCCCGCAGCGCGCAGGCCATCGCCGATGCGCAGAACGCGCTGCTCGCCGAACTCGATCAGTGGGAGCTCACGCCACCCCCCGCCCCTTCGGCACCGATCTCCTCGCCAGCTTTGTCATCCTTCGCCCCCGCGACTCCCCCAACTTTGTCATCCTTCGCCGAAGGCGGAGGATCTGCGTTTTCTCTAACCGAGCCGCAAACCCAGGTCTCCAGCGCCGGCCTCACCGTCCGCCTCTACGAAGACCGCAACCACTCGATTCCCGGACCCTTCAGCGGCGCGAGCCATAACCGCTATCACGACCCCTTTGAAGAGATCGAAGAAGAGGAGCGCCTCGCTCTCGAAGACGAGATTGCCTTCCGTCAGTCTCCCACCTTTGAAGATCGCCTCGCGCCGGTTGAGATCCCCGCCAATCTCATCGAGTTTCCCCGCCAGCTCGTCGCCTCGCGCCGCGCCCGTCCGCGTATCGCCGAAGGCCCCCTGCGCGAAGAGGCCGAGCAGGCCCACGACGCAACCCAGCTTCGCATCTTCGAGGTCGAGTCGGCCCAGATCTCCACCGCGCCCGCAGCAGAGTCCGCCGAATCCATCATTCCCGAGTGGTCTTCCATCCTGCTCAACGCGCAGCCGGTCTCCTCCTACGTCGAACCGGAGACCTCGCGACTACCCTTCAGCCCTGTGCTTCCGCTGCACGCCGCCTCTCCCA
It encodes:
- a CDS encoding NRAMP family divalent metal transporter — its product is MPLRWTETGDEMVSIVQQEPKKKSSVKQKVLGFFKILGPGVITGAADDDPSGIATYSQTGAQFGFGQLWTALYQIPLLLAVQETCARIGAVTGKGLAGVIKEHYSRKILIGVVVLVAVANTINIGADIGAVAAAGQLVVNVPFWLLAVATTALLVVSEVLITYKTYANVLKWLALALFSYPATALIVKQPWKQILYATVVPHIELTFAFFFIITGVFGTSISPYMFFWQASEEVEEERAVGMRSDRDGKPRLPRRFLRDMRIDTLIGMASAELAQWFIIITTATVLFKHGTTTINTAADAAKALEPLVRSFPNSGQVAKDVFAVGIIGLGLLGIPVLAGSAAYALAEAFGWKEGLSRKFKKARGFYGVIIVSMLIGLLLNFIGIDPMKALVFTAVFNGIAAVPLLYLIAKINGSTEILGEERGGGLSRGFVWMTFGVMGLSAIALLYTLISQHLGR
- a CDS encoding CHAD domain-containing protein, which encodes MPIPARSCKHPIHMAAAAHPVRTLRELITSLEAAITLTLADPKPRPVHHLRTSTRRIEAQLELLALLPDLPRHDKPARKARKRLRKLRRAAGRVRDLDVQRDLIQSKSGEADQLRSLFKQQREQAAEKLLITIHKHQAKLARALEVTLEALAPAESLTLSAEHLATLALDWYAHNAPTTAKQNHRQLHGIRKAAKLARYISESVASTATRSLARTFESLQQSGGDWHDWLTLSDIAHQELGDSSRLAQNFTRRCERSLAKYQSHLRSLPKKLPSS
- a CDS encoding c-type cytochrome domain-containing protein: MRKLLVGCGMAGVALLGWALRTGTVQAAPNEAATTQFYTTRVQPILREHCYRCHGGFNHRGGLNLATRAGMLKGGHDGSVLVPGDPAKSLLVRLIRHEGPANDPMPMPPKSPKISDADIATITQWVKAGAIMPEDAARH
- a CDS encoding DUF5715 family protein encodes the protein MNATLPAFLALAVLFLIPATLLAKPVHHRARKSAAVHQQAHRKATAARRHTAEPRVAPVRSSHTRTRRHQAEPVRTGRAKARRSTPRRLSVSDNGPRKATSDDFLKAASVKQDVQQAPAPHRTERAAVVTHSRRSSRRSRSVARPVSVVNVIRPTAEKPQLKSIADEAVTPAILPMLYNKRGRLIIPPPLKGSHEILIRQNEVADREGLDRIQNDADLMDMRGKRMLVPLPTSYALQVDDRLPENRRYTRPWTAVFLASMARAHYAHFHTPLQINSAVRTVEFQQHLIRINGNAAPAEGDTASPHLTGQAIDIAKHGLSRTEVAWMRGYLLPLIQEGKIDVEEEFQQSCFHISVYKRYLPPADAPTRDLAYHRRGEASTLAAAIR
- a CDS encoding Gfo/Idh/MocA family protein yields the protein MTQAPVRFAILGFGYHAVRRLLPAFAPCNDATLVGMWRRDQSAAAQDCATHKIAHCFATREELCASPEVDVVFITSPDAMHKDDTLLALKHGKAVLCEKPLSMNTAEAEEMAAAAKAAGLLFGVGQNFRFNHSLDWMREQVAAGRIGQPQIAHAQYSYPAANAPRKWITDPTLACGGPIADVGVHCIDALRYVLGEDVVSVSTLARRDDASGKVEAIASLQLEMTGDVYANVTASARAPYRTLIEINGSDGVLVAENGLTVDRPVQLQLRRAGELVETVTLENGDGYTRMLDSFARAFRGEETFAASGEDGVRNMRALDAAYKSWQSGLRETV
- a CDS encoding SurA N-terminal domain-containing protein; this translates as MKRLSTDTNAALPVSTVTARLQRQVSIPIALLMAAALFPIAGCKQEHKADVVATVNGHAIMKSEMDKAYEQQLGQQQQQPSSEDQANSLRLNVLNALISEEIVQQRAAKMNLTATNEEVDTKLNEMKARYTEDQFNQQLAANHTTLDEVKHDLRRSLTQNKLLNKEINSKITVTDADVANYYNQHKSEYNLIQTLYHLAAIQVTDVPSAQPVNLQNSKATSDAEAKKKIQALKNRLDSGDDFGTLAMNYSEEPESAPNGGDKGFATADQMKAADLTIYNAVMQLKPGEVTPILPLPDAQTKKSAGYAIYKLLAIEPAGQRELKDPSVQQSIRQQLHEGRSQLLKNAYFEMLRDQAKIENFYAEEIFKNDAH
- a CDS encoding thioredoxin domain-containing protein, with the translated sequence MRPFRILVFALTLAALGCHAQVPAEANGGKLSPELTRRVQVLIRSRSGVPPEYEIAVGPRTKSDVPGFDAIAVTFSSEGKTSKPVTFLLSEDGKTLAQFSKFDISKDPKQLVSDEGRPSRGGPANAPVLIVAFDDLECPFCAKMHEQVFPALTTRYKNQVRIVYKDFPLSQHPWAMHAAVDVECIAAQSPTGYWNLVDYIHAHAAEMGGAERSVAKANETIDSLTKAEGVRQKVNESTLAACLAKQDDTSVQASMKLGDDLGVDSTPALFINGERIVGAVPMKYVYKAIDDALTASGQTPPPPPPDEPVQPTETSPATKPGN
- a CDS encoding LPS-assembly protein LptD; its protein translation is MIASSHPQLRAQEVTNQATPAATLPDAPEADRYPEAIVVPEVEKTAPVVMESDTQSKTGDRYVLDGNVLIIYGNRKVEADHIEYDSATGELEATGHLKATGGANNEIINASHGTVNLNKQTGRFYDVSGSVGLKNSGHNKMVYANGHPFLFTGRVVVKKGPQEYEVYDGTVTSCQLEHPDWLLYAGKFEVSDEMASAHNSVFHLFNIPLLYMPYVTHPVDTEGRQSGLMIPVIGESSTKGLILGEQIYFAINRSTDLTVGAEYFSSRGWSQSAMFHYRGRDTDFVTARYSGLLDRGYVTGGVYVNQGGQDVTFSGRHDFGRPAASTPASEETVAGQQAALADAAPAHTRIVSSMEYLSSYPYREAFTENFNEAVSTDILSFAYGVHEADGFESDVRADRYQGLKRVAVPATPTTPAIPAQEIRIFHVPALEMYSTDHAIGNSGLLWNFESSASGLKRVQPDFVSSGVTQRFDLHPEISYPLKLGEWKFLPSLGVRETLYSRSLKPPTNPTDPSVEHRGGLSRSNVEAQVDIRPPVIERTFDSKFVEKLFGNDVRHTIEPELKYRYVGGVDNFLKVLRFDDIDVVSDTNELQYGVTQRLFLRPVKGKKAKPCKVAEKEKDTDQTQEEDDPEAASNKCGAREWISWRLTQKYFFDKNFGGAVVDGRRNIFDTTLNLSGVAFLTEAREISPLVSRLRVRTSAHMDVEWDFDLDTGAKKFTSNNVLVDLHEGNAFGGLSYARLNAPGRSYTQGTASLVSDFSQLRLLAGYGSPTKVGLGVAANVGLDLNLGQMQYGALQTSYNWDCCGFSVEYRKYELGSVRNENAYRFNFTLANIGSAGNLRRAERLF
- a CDS encoding RDD family protein: MSSAQLDIQPLDEAAAESEATLAPFALKQQVAERLAAHRARHGQQAAAPTPSIVRPTAAKPRAAQIAAAVAERYAQSQSYRAFLAAEAERAIQEAHAAAEVAARSAQAIADAQNALLAELDQWELTPPPAPSAPISSPALSSFAPATPPTLSSFAEGGGSAFSLTEPQTQVSSAGLTVRLYEDRNHSIPGPFSGASHNRYHDPFEEIEEEERLALEDEIAFRQSPTFEDRLAPVEIPANLIEFPRQLVASRRARPRIAEGPLREEAEQAHDATQLRIFEVESAQISTAPAAESAESIIPEWSSILLNAQPVSSYVEPETSRLPFSPVLPLHAASPSLRLMAAVVDGCILLAAFLGFVAVCSLTLGKLGVPQLPVQVAAIGSVGVLALMALLYQALFFTFSDTTPGMRYAHIGLCTFNDENPTRAAMRRRILAALLAACPLGIGFLWAWLDDDGLGWHDRISRIYQRSY